The following proteins are encoded in a genomic region of Apis mellifera strain DH4 linkage group LG14, Amel_HAv3.1, whole genome shotgun sequence:
- the LOC408473 gene encoding uncharacterized protein LOC408473: MRDTSDMMSEDSLSEDTMMDCEGDAGGLDELVDLATDVADSSPTIRDAAERLLTLLGVDEEGDEESLVSSSSSSEDEGVELDGEEDEEAEREGGRLLHQLAATLANELKQCRERQRAATTTDPVVAADHTCLRSKGGASDCRDAASPFKRERRRDGDGECAAAASGKRQRRRPPRRPDARSRIGQEGGVERTGQVLASSWNAGWDACATEAVRYLVEDEGLPPHHPTVLAMKDHLEVQRERAFLRYAA, translated from the exons GACACGATGATGGACTGCGAGGGGGACGCAGGAGGGTTGGACGAGCTGGTCGATCTCGCGACCGACGTCGCGGATTCATCCCCGACGATTCGAG ATGCCGCGGAGAGGTTGCTGACGTTGTTGGGCGTGGACGAGGAGGGGGACGAGGAGAGCCTGGTGtcgtcttcctcctcctcggagGACGAGGGCGTGGAGTTGGACGGggaggaggacgaggaagCGGAACGGGAGGGCGGCAGGCTGTTGCACCAGCTGGCCGCCACTTTGGCCAACGAGTTGAAGCAGTGCCGCGAGAGGCAGAGGGCAGCAACGACGACGGATCCCGTCGTAGCGGCGGATCACACTTGCCTTCGCTCGAAGGGGGGGGCGAGCGATTGTCGCGACGCCGCGTCGCCCTTTAAACGGGAGAGGAGGCGGGATGGGGATGGGGAGTGCGCGGCGGCGGCGTCCGGCAAACGGCAGCGGCGACGGCCACCGCGCCGTCCCGACGCCCGTTCGAGGATCGGGCAGGAGGGGGGCGTCGAGAGGACGGGGCAGGTACTCGCGTCGTCTTGGAACGCCGGCTGGGATGCGTGCGCGACGGAGGCCGTCAGATATCTGGTGGAGGACGAGGGATTGCCGCCTCATCATCCCACGGTGTTGGCAATGAAGGACCATCTGGAGGTGCAGAGGGAACGGGCCTTCCTTCGATACGCCGCGTAA
- the LOC726322 gene encoding uncharacterized protein LOC726322 isoform X1, translating into MRNEVGEWLPTCVGSPICILLLSWSLLIYQNQPSSAKRKIDVFTVAILSQSLVHQLGLLFYAILTLIRPSNHFGEFCSTLVWTLNSSSILQELTLASIAIFTAINAGEEGANLTKNHLKYHLVSLSVISACVGVTGVLNFEPELCVFLAQEISPKYGIFVNSLRCLLIAATAISLLVALVRRFCRPPKSELLKSVSDLSETSSKNSSGAFECHPQHWDPSSGSCTSGSTNSRACLRKKRVQIDETSGRPTTYSILFVCYVFQYLPILVISIEPRFLRDFCTPQNLATWLPLVKDTLLPVFLALFDKMFCRYVAKVYTKQDHARRLSHGGIDGKFRHFEHEAEYKLQLNLNHGLKFPLTNGSLYGRLHNHQNRGKSGVQQHYPRIRSLDEENNYASLPAELSSFACSGLEPRHQEAGVVEGTARKGGTADARPRPNESSFQELAGTRRKIGSTDVFGQNMENLVQLDDPCSKRKFAKGLDGIGEEASRRHARSVLGLEHLIVAPDESVAEEGGGGPRCPPRITLRRNQSFDPARCQSMYHRPMLDSRTYENTKTRQDQEKVKRKGEEGEEEEEEGDGYETSDDESCDLENGDFDTMSSCRSRSRSCCSVTTVANDDFEYFQRKGTKVELLPSKRSGEVKVSMRSFTPRIIESGGAQEVDTKPSIQSYHLKKARIGNGYSMNDLDRLERKRADLSIESLKSTLRNTDVSYLDNGDICRHDIGGSVPDFKKIFVTEFI; encoded by the exons ATGCGAAACGAGGTAGGAGAATGGCTGCCCACCTGCGTAGGTTCACCGATATGCATCCTCCTGTTATCTTGGTCCCTTCTCATCTATCAGAACCAGCCGTCCTCGGCGAAGAGAAAGATCGACGTGTTCACGGTGGCCATCCTGTCCCAGAGCCTGGTCCACCAGCTCGGCCTGCTCTTCTACGCCATACTGACCCTCATTCGGCCGAGTAATCACTTCGGAG AATTTTGCTCGACCCTTGTCTGGACGCTGAACTCGTCCAGCATCCTGCAGGAGTTGACCCTGGCCTCGATCGCGATTTTCACCGCGATCAACGCAGGCGAGGAAGGCGCTAACCTCACCAAGAATCACCTCAAGTATCATCTGGTAAGCCTGAGCGTGATCAGCGCATGCGTCGGGGTCACGGGTGTCCTCAACTTCGAGCCGGAGCTCTGCGTGTTCTTGGCCCAGGAGATCTCGCCCAAATACGGGATATTCGTCAACTCTCTTCGATGCCTGCTGATCGCCGCAACAGCGATAAGCCTGCTCGTGGCTCTGGTCAGGCGTTTCTGTCGCCCCCCAAAATCCGAGCTGCTCAAGTCGGTGTCCGATCTCTCCGAGACCAGCTCGAAGAACTCGTCGGGCGCGTTCGAATGCCATCCCCAGCACTGGGATCCTTCGAGCGGCTCGTGCACCAGCGGCTCGACAAACAGCAGGGCCTGTTTGAGGAAGAAGAGGGTGCAGATCGACGAGACCAGCGGGAGACCGACGACCTACAGCATACTATTCGTCTGTTACGTGTTTCAATATCTTCCAATTTTG GTCATATCCATCGAGCCGAGATTCCTAAGGGATTTCTGCACGCCCCAGAATCTGGCCACTTGGCTTCCGCTGGTAAAGGACACTCTGTTGCCCGTCTTCCTCGCGCTGTTCGACAAAATGTTCTGCCGTTACGTGGCCAAGGTCTACACGAAACAGGACCACGCGAGGAGGTTGTCTCACG GCGGAATCGACGGCAAGTTTCGTCACTTCGAGCACGAGGCCGAGTACAAACTGCAGTTGAACCTGAACCACGGGCTCAAGTTCCCCCTGACTAACGGAAGCCTGTACGGCCGGTTGCACAATCACCAGAACAGAG GGAAGAGCGGTGTACAGCAACATTATCCGAGAATACGATCCCTCGACGAGGAGAATAATTACGCTTCACTCCCCGCAGAACTCTCCTCGTTCGCGTGTTCGGGCTTGGAGCCGCGTCACCAAGAGGCGGGCGTCGTCGAGGGGACGGCGAGGAAGGGCGGCACGGCGGACGCTCGGCCAAGGCCGAACGAGAGCTCGTTCCAAGAGTTGGCAGGCACCCGTCGAAAGATCGGCAGCACGGACGTGTTCGGCCAGAACATGGAGAATCTGGTCCAGCTGGACGACCCTTGCTCGAAACGAAAGTTCGCCAAGGGCTTGGACGGGATCGGGGAAGAGGCTTCGAGGAGGCACGCGAGGAGCGTGCTCGGCCTCGAGCATTTGATCGTTGCGCCGGATGAGAGTGTtgcggaggaggggggaggagggccaCGCTGCCCGCCGAGAATAACCCTTCGAAGGAATCAGAGCTTCGATCCAGCCAGATGCCAATC GATGTATCATCGACCGATGCTCGACTCGAGAACGTACGAGAACACGAAGACTAGGCAGGATCAGGAGAAGGTgaagaggaagggggaggagggggaggaggaggaggaggagggagatggATACGAGACGTCGGACGACGAGAGCTGCGACCTCGAGAACGGGGATTTCGACACGATGAGCTCGTGCAGGAGTCGTAGCAGGAGCTGTTGTTCCGTCACAACCGTGGCGAACGATGATTTCGAATACTTTCAACGTAAGGGAACTAAG GTGGAGTTGCTGCCCTCGAAGAGAAGCGGCGAGGTAAAGGTCAGCATGCGATCTTTCACGCCGAGGATCATCGAGAGCGGGGGAGCGCAGGAGGTGGACACGAAGCCGAGCATACAGTCGTATCACTTGAAGAAGGCGAGAATAGGGAACGGTTACTCGATGAACGATCTGGACAGGTTGGAACGGAAACGGGCGGATCTTTCGATCGAGAGCTTGAAGAGCACCCTGAGGAACACGGACGTCAGTTACCTGGACAACGGGGACATATGCAGGCACGATATTGGAGGATCCGTGCCggattttaagaaaatcttCGTCAcggaatttatatag
- the LOC726276 gene encoding uncharacterized protein LOC726276 has protein sequence MAAVCVSPSSVTVGPLVVVVARSAGSALRPSNRLRLPPSLLRQNSPLTRSWTGGNSIEMIPDSESVCQTSEAAVRSTDDVYRKIKNVAEGEAASVTAWKRYQQLVAIVESRGGKFNRKSMIEAIFRGNDLVYASH, from the exons ATGGCCGCCGTTTGCGTTTCGCCTTCTTCAGTTACCGTTGGACcgttggtggtggtggtggcgcgCTCCGCCGGATCCGCGCTCCGTCCGTCCAATCGTCTCCGATTACCGCCGTCACTCCTCCGCCAGAACTCCCCTTTAACCCGTTCTTGGACAGGAGGAAACAGCATCGAG atgaTACCGGATTCGGAAAGCGTTTGTCAAACGTCCGAGGCTGCGGTCAGGAGCACGGACGACGTGTATCGCAAGATTAAAAACGTGGCGGAAGGGGAAGCGGCCTCGGTCACCGCTTGGAAGCGATATCAGCAACTGGTGGCGATAGTCGAGTCAAGGGGAGGAAAGTTCAACCGGAAGTCGATGATCGAGGCGATATTTCGCGGCAACGATCTCGTATACGCGAGCCATTGA
- the LOC726322 gene encoding uncharacterized protein LOC726322 isoform X2, with translation MRNEVGEWLPTCVGSPICILLLSWSLLIYQNQPSSAKRKIDVFTVAILSQSLVHQLGLLFYAILTLIRPSNHFGEFCSTLVWTLNSSSILQELTLASIAIFTAINAGEEGANLTKNHLKYHLVSLSVISACVGVTGVLNFEPELCVFLAQEISPKYGIFVNSLRCLLIAATAISLLVALVRRFCRPPKSELLKSVSDLSETSSKNSSGAFECHPQHWDPSSGSCTSGSTNSRACLRKKRVQIDETSGRPTTYSILFVCYVFQYLPILVISIEPRFLRDFCTPQNLATWLPLVKDTLLPVFLALFDKMFCRYVAKVYTKQDHARRLSHGGIDGKFRHFEHEAEYKLQLNLNHGLKFPLTNGSLYGRLHNHQNRGKSGVQQHYPRIRSLDEENNYASLPAELSSFACSGLEPRHQEAGVVEGTARKGGTADARPRPNESSFQELAGTRRKIGSTDVFGQNMENLVQLDDPCSKRKFAKGLDGIGEEASRRHARSVLGLEHLIVAPDESVAEEGGGGPRCPPRITLRRNQSFDPARCQSMYHRPMLDSRTYENTKTRQDQEKVKRKGEEGEEEEEEGDGYETSDDESCDLENGDFDTMSSCRSRSRSCCSVTTVANDDFEYFQRGVAALEEKRRGKGQHAIFHAEDHRERGSAGGGHEAEHTVVSLEEGENRERLLDERSGQVGTETGGSFDRELEEHPEEHGRQLPGQRGHMQARYWRIRAGF, from the exons ATGCGAAACGAGGTAGGAGAATGGCTGCCCACCTGCGTAGGTTCACCGATATGCATCCTCCTGTTATCTTGGTCCCTTCTCATCTATCAGAACCAGCCGTCCTCGGCGAAGAGAAAGATCGACGTGTTCACGGTGGCCATCCTGTCCCAGAGCCTGGTCCACCAGCTCGGCCTGCTCTTCTACGCCATACTGACCCTCATTCGGCCGAGTAATCACTTCGGAG AATTTTGCTCGACCCTTGTCTGGACGCTGAACTCGTCCAGCATCCTGCAGGAGTTGACCCTGGCCTCGATCGCGATTTTCACCGCGATCAACGCAGGCGAGGAAGGCGCTAACCTCACCAAGAATCACCTCAAGTATCATCTGGTAAGCCTGAGCGTGATCAGCGCATGCGTCGGGGTCACGGGTGTCCTCAACTTCGAGCCGGAGCTCTGCGTGTTCTTGGCCCAGGAGATCTCGCCCAAATACGGGATATTCGTCAACTCTCTTCGATGCCTGCTGATCGCCGCAACAGCGATAAGCCTGCTCGTGGCTCTGGTCAGGCGTTTCTGTCGCCCCCCAAAATCCGAGCTGCTCAAGTCGGTGTCCGATCTCTCCGAGACCAGCTCGAAGAACTCGTCGGGCGCGTTCGAATGCCATCCCCAGCACTGGGATCCTTCGAGCGGCTCGTGCACCAGCGGCTCGACAAACAGCAGGGCCTGTTTGAGGAAGAAGAGGGTGCAGATCGACGAGACCAGCGGGAGACCGACGACCTACAGCATACTATTCGTCTGTTACGTGTTTCAATATCTTCCAATTTTG GTCATATCCATCGAGCCGAGATTCCTAAGGGATTTCTGCACGCCCCAGAATCTGGCCACTTGGCTTCCGCTGGTAAAGGACACTCTGTTGCCCGTCTTCCTCGCGCTGTTCGACAAAATGTTCTGCCGTTACGTGGCCAAGGTCTACACGAAACAGGACCACGCGAGGAGGTTGTCTCACG GCGGAATCGACGGCAAGTTTCGTCACTTCGAGCACGAGGCCGAGTACAAACTGCAGTTGAACCTGAACCACGGGCTCAAGTTCCCCCTGACTAACGGAAGCCTGTACGGCCGGTTGCACAATCACCAGAACAGAG GGAAGAGCGGTGTACAGCAACATTATCCGAGAATACGATCCCTCGACGAGGAGAATAATTACGCTTCACTCCCCGCAGAACTCTCCTCGTTCGCGTGTTCGGGCTTGGAGCCGCGTCACCAAGAGGCGGGCGTCGTCGAGGGGACGGCGAGGAAGGGCGGCACGGCGGACGCTCGGCCAAGGCCGAACGAGAGCTCGTTCCAAGAGTTGGCAGGCACCCGTCGAAAGATCGGCAGCACGGACGTGTTCGGCCAGAACATGGAGAATCTGGTCCAGCTGGACGACCCTTGCTCGAAACGAAAGTTCGCCAAGGGCTTGGACGGGATCGGGGAAGAGGCTTCGAGGAGGCACGCGAGGAGCGTGCTCGGCCTCGAGCATTTGATCGTTGCGCCGGATGAGAGTGTtgcggaggaggggggaggagggccaCGCTGCCCGCCGAGAATAACCCTTCGAAGGAATCAGAGCTTCGATCCAGCCAGATGCCAATC GATGTATCATCGACCGATGCTCGACTCGAGAACGTACGAGAACACGAAGACTAGGCAGGATCAGGAGAAGGTgaagaggaagggggaggagggggaggaggaggaggaggagggagatggATACGAGACGTCGGACGACGAGAGCTGCGACCTCGAGAACGGGGATTTCGACACGATGAGCTCGTGCAGGAGTCGTAGCAGGAGCTGTTGTTCCGTCACAACCGTGGCGAACGATGATTTCGAATACTTTCAAC GTGGAGTTGCTGCCCTCGAAGAGAAGCGGCGAGGTAAAGGTCAGCATGCGATCTTTCACGCCGAGGATCATCGAGAGCGGGGGAGCGCAGGAGGTGGACACGAAGCCGAGCATACAGTCGTATCACTTGAAGAAGGCGAGAATAGGGAACGGTTACTCGATGAACGATCTGGACAGGTTGGAACGGAAACGGGCGGATCTTTCGATCGAGAGCTTGAAGAGCACCCTGAGGAACACGGACGTCAGTTACCTGGACAACGGGGACATATGCAGGCACGATATTGGAGGATCCGTGCCggattttaa
- the LOC726322 gene encoding uncharacterized protein LOC726322 isoform X3, whose translation MRNEVGEWLPTCVGSPICILLLSWSLLIYQNQPSSAKRKIDVFTVAILSQSLVHQLGLLFYAILTLIRPSNHFGEFCSTLVWTLNSSSILQELTLASIAIFTAINAGEEGANLTKNHLKYHLVSLSVISACVGVTGVLNFEPELCVFLAQEISPKYGIFVNSLRCLLIAATAISLLVALVRRFCRPPKSELLKSVSDLSETSSKNSSGAFECHPQHWDPSSGSCTSGSTNSRACLRKKRVQIDETSGRPTTYSILFVCYVFQYLPILVISIEPRFLRDFCTPQNLATWLPLVKDTLLPVFLALFDKMFCRYVAKVYTKQDHARRLSHGGIDGKFRHFEHEAEYKLQLNLNHGLKFPLTNGSLYGRLHNHQNRELSSFACSGLEPRHQEAGVVEGTARKGGTADARPRPNESSFQELAGTRRKIGSTDVFGQNMENLVQLDDPCSKRKFAKGLDGIGEEASRRHARSVLGLEHLIVAPDESVAEEGGGGPRCPPRITLRRNQSFDPARCQSMYHRPMLDSRTYENTKTRQDQEKVKRKGEEGEEEEEEGDGYETSDDESCDLENGDFDTMSSCRSRSRSCCSVTTVANDDFEYFQRKGTKVELLPSKRSGEVKVSMRSFTPRIIESGGAQEVDTKPSIQSYHLKKARIGNGYSMNDLDRLERKRADLSIESLKSTLRNTDVSYLDNGDICRHDIGGSVPDFKKIFVTEFI comes from the exons ATGCGAAACGAGGTAGGAGAATGGCTGCCCACCTGCGTAGGTTCACCGATATGCATCCTCCTGTTATCTTGGTCCCTTCTCATCTATCAGAACCAGCCGTCCTCGGCGAAGAGAAAGATCGACGTGTTCACGGTGGCCATCCTGTCCCAGAGCCTGGTCCACCAGCTCGGCCTGCTCTTCTACGCCATACTGACCCTCATTCGGCCGAGTAATCACTTCGGAG AATTTTGCTCGACCCTTGTCTGGACGCTGAACTCGTCCAGCATCCTGCAGGAGTTGACCCTGGCCTCGATCGCGATTTTCACCGCGATCAACGCAGGCGAGGAAGGCGCTAACCTCACCAAGAATCACCTCAAGTATCATCTGGTAAGCCTGAGCGTGATCAGCGCATGCGTCGGGGTCACGGGTGTCCTCAACTTCGAGCCGGAGCTCTGCGTGTTCTTGGCCCAGGAGATCTCGCCCAAATACGGGATATTCGTCAACTCTCTTCGATGCCTGCTGATCGCCGCAACAGCGATAAGCCTGCTCGTGGCTCTGGTCAGGCGTTTCTGTCGCCCCCCAAAATCCGAGCTGCTCAAGTCGGTGTCCGATCTCTCCGAGACCAGCTCGAAGAACTCGTCGGGCGCGTTCGAATGCCATCCCCAGCACTGGGATCCTTCGAGCGGCTCGTGCACCAGCGGCTCGACAAACAGCAGGGCCTGTTTGAGGAAGAAGAGGGTGCAGATCGACGAGACCAGCGGGAGACCGACGACCTACAGCATACTATTCGTCTGTTACGTGTTTCAATATCTTCCAATTTTG GTCATATCCATCGAGCCGAGATTCCTAAGGGATTTCTGCACGCCCCAGAATCTGGCCACTTGGCTTCCGCTGGTAAAGGACACTCTGTTGCCCGTCTTCCTCGCGCTGTTCGACAAAATGTTCTGCCGTTACGTGGCCAAGGTCTACACGAAACAGGACCACGCGAGGAGGTTGTCTCACG GCGGAATCGACGGCAAGTTTCGTCACTTCGAGCACGAGGCCGAGTACAAACTGCAGTTGAACCTGAACCACGGGCTCAAGTTCCCCCTGACTAACGGAAGCCTGTACGGCCGGTTGCACAATCACCAGAACAGAG AACTCTCCTCGTTCGCGTGTTCGGGCTTGGAGCCGCGTCACCAAGAGGCGGGCGTCGTCGAGGGGACGGCGAGGAAGGGCGGCACGGCGGACGCTCGGCCAAGGCCGAACGAGAGCTCGTTCCAAGAGTTGGCAGGCACCCGTCGAAAGATCGGCAGCACGGACGTGTTCGGCCAGAACATGGAGAATCTGGTCCAGCTGGACGACCCTTGCTCGAAACGAAAGTTCGCCAAGGGCTTGGACGGGATCGGGGAAGAGGCTTCGAGGAGGCACGCGAGGAGCGTGCTCGGCCTCGAGCATTTGATCGTTGCGCCGGATGAGAGTGTtgcggaggaggggggaggagggccaCGCTGCCCGCCGAGAATAACCCTTCGAAGGAATCAGAGCTTCGATCCAGCCAGATGCCAATC GATGTATCATCGACCGATGCTCGACTCGAGAACGTACGAGAACACGAAGACTAGGCAGGATCAGGAGAAGGTgaagaggaagggggaggagggggaggaggaggaggaggagggagatggATACGAGACGTCGGACGACGAGAGCTGCGACCTCGAGAACGGGGATTTCGACACGATGAGCTCGTGCAGGAGTCGTAGCAGGAGCTGTTGTTCCGTCACAACCGTGGCGAACGATGATTTCGAATACTTTCAACGTAAGGGAACTAAG GTGGAGTTGCTGCCCTCGAAGAGAAGCGGCGAGGTAAAGGTCAGCATGCGATCTTTCACGCCGAGGATCATCGAGAGCGGGGGAGCGCAGGAGGTGGACACGAAGCCGAGCATACAGTCGTATCACTTGAAGAAGGCGAGAATAGGGAACGGTTACTCGATGAACGATCTGGACAGGTTGGAACGGAAACGGGCGGATCTTTCGATCGAGAGCTTGAAGAGCACCCTGAGGAACACGGACGTCAGTTACCTGGACAACGGGGACATATGCAGGCACGATATTGGAGGATCCGTGCCggattttaagaaaatcttCGTCAcggaatttatatag